In Paenibacillus hexagrammi, the following are encoded in one genomic region:
- a CDS encoding bifunctional metallophosphatase/5'-nucleotidase, whose protein sequence is MVQKSRNMRSTVTILETSDLHGSVLPIHYANNKPNEVGLAKIGTLITQERSKQENVIVIDNGDLIQGTPLAYHHARLDNTPVNPMVHSLNHLKYDAGVLGNHEFNYGLNILDKAVQESNFPWLCATILDEQSGQPFLGKPYIVKETAEGVRIGILGLTTPYIPNWEQPEHIQGLVFEDAVTAARKWVQLLREQECVDVVVIAYHGGFERDLHSGEPTEPLTGENQGYQICQEVPGIDVLLTGHQHRSLSGKEINGVLIVQPGSLGAALGKVTLELEQQRGGWTVVSKVSELLSVQGVEPDGEIVNLVQEYERKTQEWLDQPIGKLKGDMLVKDPMQIRLKDSPLIEFINHVQMELSGARISNTALFDNISPGFPSDITMRDIVSNYIYPNTLKVIRITGQDIKDALEQSAEYFELGAGGEVKVSAKYCDPKPQHYNYDMWEGIEYKLNITRPPGQRVVKLEYQGQPLDLRASYDVVMNNYRAGGGGNYAMFQNKPVVKDIPTDVAELLANYIMEKGTIEASLNQNWEVIVG, encoded by the coding sequence ATGGTGCAAAAAAGTCGAAATATGAGGAGTACCGTCACGATTTTGGAAACTAGTGATCTGCATGGCAGTGTATTGCCGATCCATTACGCCAACAATAAGCCTAATGAAGTAGGGCTGGCCAAAATCGGAACATTAATAACTCAGGAAAGAAGCAAACAAGAAAATGTCATTGTAATTGACAACGGAGACTTGATTCAAGGAACACCGCTAGCCTATCATCACGCTAGACTGGACAATACGCCGGTGAACCCGATGGTGCACAGTCTGAACCATTTGAAGTACGATGCCGGTGTTCTTGGCAATCATGAGTTCAACTATGGTCTGAACATTTTGGACAAGGCTGTGCAAGAGTCCAATTTTCCATGGTTGTGCGCTACGATTCTGGATGAGCAAAGCGGACAGCCCTTTCTGGGTAAGCCCTATATCGTGAAAGAAACTGCTGAAGGTGTGCGCATCGGTATTCTGGGCCTGACAACGCCCTATATCCCAAATTGGGAACAGCCGGAGCATATACAAGGACTTGTCTTTGAAGATGCTGTTACGGCGGCTCGCAAGTGGGTACAGCTTCTGCGGGAACAAGAGTGCGTGGATGTGGTCGTGATTGCTTATCATGGCGGGTTTGAGCGCGATTTGCATAGCGGTGAGCCTACAGAGCCATTAACAGGGGAAAATCAAGGCTATCAAATTTGTCAAGAGGTTCCAGGGATCGATGTTCTGCTGACAGGTCACCAGCATCGGAGCCTTTCAGGTAAGGAGATCAACGGAGTGCTGATCGTTCAGCCAGGAAGCTTGGGGGCTGCACTTGGTAAAGTGACTTTGGAGCTTGAGCAGCAGAGAGGCGGCTGGACCGTTGTATCCAAAGTTTCGGAACTCCTCTCCGTGCAAGGGGTTGAGCCGGACGGTGAAATCGTCAATCTGGTTCAAGAGTATGAAAGGAAGACGCAGGAATGGCTGGATCAGCCGATCGGGAAGCTGAAGGGAGATATGCTTGTTAAGGACCCGATGCAAATCAGGCTGAAAGACAGTCCATTGATCGAATTTATCAATCATGTTCAGATGGAGCTTTCCGGAGCTCGAATCTCTAATACTGCATTGTTCGATAACATTTCGCCGGGATTTCCTTCTGATATTACAATGAGGGACATTGTATCCAATTACATCTACCCCAATACACTTAAGGTGATCCGCATTACCGGTCAGGACATTAAAGATGCGCTCGAGCAATCTGCCGAATATTTCGAGCTGGGTGCCGGCGGTGAAGTAAAGGTTAGCGCCAAATACTGTGATCCCAAGCCGCAGCATTACAACTACGATATGTGGGAAGGAATCGAGTACAAGCTGAACATTACCCGTCCTCCGGGGCAGCGGGTCGTCAAGCTTGAGTATCAAGGACAGCCGTTAGATCTTCGTGCATCCTATGATGTCGTCATGAACAATTACCGTGCAGGGGGCGGGGGTAACTATGCCATGTTCCAGAACAAGCCGGTAGTGAAAGATATCCCGACCGATGTAGCCGAACTTTTAGCCAACTATATTATGGAAAAAGGTACGATTGAAGCTTCGCTAAATCAGAACTGGGAAGTTATCGTCGGATAA
- a CDS encoding alpha/beta hydrolase, with product MSNNRQTIELWPGAAISALNADNEGCPALTYYPAEGEGIRSAIIVCPGGGYVRRAPHEGEPVALWLNSLGISAFVLHYRVAPNRHPLPLQDAQRAIRTVRHYAKEWSIDPNRLGILGFSAGGHLTSTAATHFDDGNPQADDPVETYSSRPDLQVLCYPVITFGEHTHAGSKLSLLGESPDEEWVRQLSNETRVTPDSPPAFLWHTADDAAVPVENSLQYAAALSRQQVPFELHVFPSGVHGLGLAESHPEAKAWTDLCAVWLTKQGFR from the coding sequence ATGAGTAATAACCGACAAACGATAGAACTATGGCCTGGGGCAGCTATATCAGCCTTGAATGCTGACAATGAGGGATGTCCTGCACTGACGTACTATCCCGCGGAAGGAGAGGGGATTCGCTCCGCGATCATCGTATGCCCAGGAGGGGGCTACGTAAGGAGGGCTCCGCACGAAGGAGAACCGGTAGCTTTATGGTTGAATAGCCTGGGCATTTCGGCGTTCGTCCTTCACTACCGCGTAGCGCCGAATCGTCATCCGCTGCCGCTTCAGGATGCCCAGAGGGCAATCCGCACGGTCAGACATTATGCCAAGGAATGGAGCATTGATCCAAATCGTCTCGGAATTCTCGGCTTCTCAGCGGGAGGTCATTTGACCTCCACAGCAGCCACGCACTTTGATGACGGTAATCCGCAAGCGGATGACCCGGTGGAAACCTATAGCAGCCGACCCGATCTTCAGGTGCTGTGCTATCCCGTTATTACATTCGGCGAACATACGCATGCAGGCTCGAAGCTCAGCTTGCTGGGGGAGTCCCCGGATGAAGAATGGGTTCGTCAGTTATCCAATGAAACACGGGTTACTCCAGACAGTCCTCCTGCATTTCTGTGGCACACGGCTGATGATGCTGCTGTTCCAGTGGAAAACAGCCTGCAGTATGCTGCGGCGTTAAGCCGTCAACAGGTTCCTTTTGAACTGCATGTGTTTCCAAGTGGCGTTCATGGGCTTGGGCTTGCCGAATCCCATCCTGAGGCGAAAGCTTGGACGGATTTATGCGCTGTATGGCTTACCAAGCAAGGCTTCAGATGA
- the pxpB gene encoding 5-oxoprolinase subunit PxpB — protein sequence MKSAETNLSNSSFPYEIYDLGESAVVIRLGNEIRQDIHERVRGLAAYLEGLNIPGFIELVMAYTTITIYYDMWTVYKRTFPQLPVSQEEGGQLELQNESELPFDTMSHYLRRAIDLYIRDSGQTKSAKQAPKVVEIPVCYGDERGPDLEEVAHYHKLAVEEIIEIHTAKIYTVYMIGFAPGFAYLGGLDERIATPRRSIPRTQLPMGAVGIGGSQTGVYPLQTPGGWNWIGQTPIRLFRPESSPPSLLQAGDEVRFVPISSKEYEELKGGQRTDESGNP from the coding sequence ATGAAAAGTGCGGAAACCAACCTTAGCAATTCGAGCTTTCCTTATGAGATATACGATCTGGGCGAATCAGCCGTTGTTATCCGTTTAGGTAATGAAATCCGGCAGGATATTCACGAGCGCGTTCGAGGGCTGGCGGCTTACTTGGAAGGCTTAAACATCCCCGGATTTATCGAGCTGGTTATGGCCTATACAACGATCACGATCTATTATGATATGTGGACTGTATATAAGAGAACGTTCCCACAGCTTCCAGTCAGTCAGGAGGAGGGAGGGCAATTAGAACTGCAGAATGAGTCAGAGCTTCCATTCGATACAATGAGTCACTATCTTCGCAGGGCAATCGATCTTTACATCAGGGATTCAGGTCAAACGAAGAGCGCGAAGCAAGCTCCGAAGGTTGTTGAAATTCCTGTATGCTACGGAGATGAACGGGGACCTGATCTTGAAGAGGTGGCTCATTACCACAAGCTAGCTGTTGAAGAAATCATTGAGATACATACTGCAAAAATTTATACGGTCTATATGATCGGGTTTGCTCCGGGCTTTGCTTACTTGGGCGGCCTGGATGAACGGATTGCAACCCCGCGGAGGTCGATACCTCGTACACAATTACCGATGGGGGCTGTAGGAATCGGAGGAAGCCAAACGGGGGTTTATCCGTTGCAGACGCCAGGAGGATGGAACTGGATCGGACAAACGCCGATCCGCTTATTCCGCCCTGAAAGCTCACCGCCCTCACTGCTGCAAGCAGGAGATGAGGTGCGTTTCGTGCCGATTTCGTCTAAGGAGTATGAGGAGTTAAAGGGGGGACAGAGAACCGATGAGTCTGGTAATCCATAA
- a CDS encoding 5-oxoprolinase subunit C family protein, with product MSLVIHKPGLLTSIQDMGRYGFRKDGVIVSGSMDSFASRTANLLVGNDPSAAVLEMTLHGAELQAQRPLLAAICGADMQACLNGERLPMWTPFVIPEGAELQFNYAVSGCRAYLAVAGGLSADQIMGSRSTYLRAGLGGHRGRTLRSGDTIELVDLHAGMMRVKKLFHQEETLPAIFGTYAAAKFSAAVSLRPRYTAAPQLRFIRSRETSLFTEESWTQLRTSNFRISSQSDRMGYRLIGDKPLLQNECSKEMISETVTPGVLQVPPDGQPILLMADCQTTGGYPRIGQVIAVDLPLAAQVKPGEALRFEEVSLRTAQELLLLQEADLRMLQAGVQARLV from the coding sequence ATGAGTCTGGTAATCCATAAGCCCGGTCTGCTTACGTCGATTCAGGACATGGGACGCTACGGCTTTCGTAAGGATGGCGTTATTGTCTCAGGTTCAATGGACTCCTTTGCAAGCCGAACAGCCAATCTGCTGGTTGGTAATGATCCTTCAGCCGCCGTGCTGGAGATGACACTGCATGGAGCGGAGCTTCAAGCACAGCGCCCGCTGCTCGCCGCAATCTGCGGAGCCGATATGCAGGCGTGCCTGAACGGGGAGAGGCTGCCGATGTGGACTCCTTTCGTTATCCCGGAAGGGGCGGAGTTACAATTCAACTATGCAGTCAGCGGCTGCAGAGCTTATTTGGCTGTAGCAGGAGGCTTGTCCGCTGATCAAATAATGGGAAGCAGGAGCACGTATCTGCGAGCAGGCTTGGGAGGCCATCGAGGCAGGACACTTCGCAGCGGCGATACGATTGAGCTTGTGGATTTGCATGCAGGAATGATGAGAGTAAAGAAGCTGTTTCATCAGGAGGAAACTCTGCCGGCAATATTCGGCACCTACGCTGCAGCCAAGTTCTCAGCTGCCGTCTCGCTGCGCCCCCGCTATACAGCTGCTCCGCAGCTTCGCTTTATCCGCTCTAGGGAGACGAGCTTATTTACCGAGGAGAGCTGGACACAGCTCCGCACGAGTAACTTCCGAATATCTTCCCAATCCGATCGGATGGGTTATCGGTTGATAGGGGATAAGCCGCTGCTGCAGAATGAATGTTCTAAGGAAATGATATCGGAAACCGTCACTCCTGGGGTCCTTCAAGTGCCGCCCGACGGTCAGCCGATCCTTCTTATGGCAGACTGCCAGACAACAGGCGGGTATCCCCGAATCGGTCAGGTTATTGCGGTTGATCTGCCTTTGGCAGCGCAAGTGAAGCCCGGCGAAGCACTTCGCTTTGAAGAGGTGAGTTTGCGCACGGCGCAAGAGCTTCTGCTGCTTCAGGAAGCAGACTTGCGTATGCTGCAGGCAGGAGTACAAGCGCGGCTAGTGTGA
- a CDS encoding LamB/YcsF family protein, producing MLHIDLNCDMGEGFGAYRLGRDEELLDYVSSANIACGFHAGDPGTMRRTVELCVRKGVAIGAHPGLPDLQGFGRRELAISAEEAYELTLYQLGALQAFAHAAGGRVSHVKPHGALYHMAAKRHDLAAAIAAAVASVSAELTLYGPPGSELLRAGAAAGLRTASEAFADRTYRRDGSLTPREQPGALLESAAAAAAQVERLVREGSVLSLEGEEVSLRAETICIHGDGAHAVEFARDIRSLLERGGIAVKALGAS from the coding sequence ATGCTCCACATTGATTTGAACTGCGATATGGGCGAGGGCTTCGGCGCCTATCGCCTCGGACGAGATGAGGAGCTGCTTGACTACGTCAGCTCCGCCAATATCGCCTGCGGCTTCCACGCAGGCGATCCGGGCACCATGCGCCGCACCGTCGAGCTGTGCGTGCGCAAAGGCGTCGCGATCGGGGCCCATCCCGGGCTCCCCGATCTGCAGGGCTTCGGTCGCCGCGAGCTTGCGATCTCGGCGGAGGAAGCCTACGAGCTGACCCTGTATCAGCTCGGAGCTTTGCAGGCATTCGCGCACGCGGCGGGCGGGCGCGTCAGCCATGTCAAGCCGCACGGCGCGCTCTATCACATGGCGGCGAAGCGCCATGATCTTGCCGCCGCGATTGCGGCTGCTGTGGCGAGCGTCAGCGCGGAGCTGACGCTTTACGGCCCGCCCGGCAGCGAGCTGCTGCGGGCGGGCGCCGCCGCGGGGCTGCGGACCGCGAGCGAAGCGTTCGCGGACCGCACCTACCGGCGGGACGGCTCGCTCACGCCGCGCGAGCAGCCCGGCGCGCTGCTGGAGAGCGCCGCGGCTGCGGCGGCGCAGGTGGAGCGGCTTGTCCGCGAGGGCAGCGTCCTCTCCCTGGAGGGAGAGGAAGTGAGCCTGCGCGCGGAAACAATCTGTATCCACGGCGACGGGGCGCATGCCGTGGAGTTCGCCCGTGATATCCGCTCGCTGCTTGAGCGCGGCGGGATCGCCGTCAAGGCACTCGGCGCTAGCTGA
- a CDS encoding CD3324 family protein, with translation MSYKNGKDVLPPSLLKQLQEYIQGEIIYIPKKEQKRAGWGENNGTRVIIERRNREIFRMYQNGTSVMELIKTFHLSEDSIRKIIVKTRELVANQA, from the coding sequence ATGAGTTACAAGAATGGCAAGGACGTTCTTCCCCCTAGCCTGTTAAAACAATTACAAGAGTATATCCAGGGTGAAATCATATATATTCCCAAGAAGGAGCAAAAGCGCGCCGGATGGGGTGAAAATAACGGTACCCGGGTCATCATCGAGCGGCGAAACCGCGAGATTTTTCGGATGTACCAAAACGGAACTAGTGTGATGGAGCTGATCAAGACGTTCCATCTTTCGGAAGACAGCATACGCAAAATTATCGTGAAAACACGAGAACTAGTGGCGAATCAAGCATAG
- a CDS encoding gamma-glutamylcyclotransferase family protein, which produces MIYVFVYGTLLEGESNHHIAAPYVRSIQEGAIRGRLFDTGPYPALSIEKQDRIVEGQWLEVTEEGLQAMDELEDYKGPGEDNEYERVWIQDISGDREGWVYSWEDVSGLREILSGSWRKYQMK; this is translated from the coding sequence ATGATTTATGTATTCGTATACGGCACACTGCTGGAAGGGGAAAGCAATCACCATATCGCAGCTCCCTATGTACGATCGATTCAAGAAGGGGCTATCCGAGGGCGGTTATTTGACACGGGTCCTTATCCGGCATTGTCTATAGAGAAGCAGGATCGCATTGTAGAAGGTCAGTGGCTGGAAGTGACGGAAGAAGGGCTGCAGGCGATGGATGAGCTGGAGGATTATAAAGGTCCGGGTGAAGATAACGAGTACGAACGTGTATGGATTCAGGATATTTCGGGGGATCGGGAAGGCTGGGTATATAGTTGGGAGGATGTTTCCGGCCTTCGGGAAATTCTTAGCGGATCATGGCGAAAGTATCAAATGAAATGA
- a CDS encoding response regulator, whose translation MSDFRILLADDEVALRFLLTETLSEEGYAITEAEDGQQAIEQLSKHSYDLVILDYMMPERTGVEVCDWLRKNGGPNRNIPVILLTAKALEKDKEKAKAAGVTTYIVKPFSPLQLLDTVEGLLNGV comes from the coding sequence ATGTCGGATTTTCGCATTTTGCTGGCGGACGATGAGGTTGCGCTGCGATTTTTGTTAACGGAAACGCTATCAGAAGAAGGGTATGCCATTACGGAAGCTGAAGATGGACAGCAAGCTATCGAGCAGCTGAGCAAGCATTCGTATGACTTGGTCATCCTCGACTACATGATGCCGGAGCGTACCGGCGTTGAGGTCTGCGATTGGCTCAGAAAAAATGGCGGCCCCAACCGGAATATACCAGTTATTCTCCTTACGGCCAAGGCGCTGGAAAAGGATAAAGAAAAGGCGAAAGCTGCCGGAGTTACGACTTATATTGTAAAACCGTTTAGTCCGCTTCAGCTGCTGGACACGGTTGAGGGCTTATTAAACGGTGTTTAG
- a CDS encoding GGDEF domain-containing response regulator — protein sequence MRQGRKLFIRELAKQLEQFTSLMGRIALSPDDSDMLQLYRIAHTLKGSAPIFEYIRIGKLAEEIVRVWEWTQTSELDDVLINKKDEAALIQECLAASREICDQIVLESEVCELELKKEEQHNPGGGSLLGTMNSRILLVDDDEVLRSYLTRRLQLDDSQVNEAADVESAKRMLREHTYDIVILDLMMSPHSGFELFEFLKEDPTLKWLPLIVLSGRNDVSDKVKCFKLGADDYVTKPFQYDELAARIYSILKRTKNFEQLAFRDALTGVFNRRYFDLQIGIELQRTQRYDVPISLAFIDIDKFKSINDTYGHPIGDLVLQGLAHVLQKNLRSTDLLARFGGEEFVIALPNTPLEQAKQVLENVLQVVREKPVAKNDGQAFSITFSAGLAQWQPGQPVDEWLNTADHAMYQAKQGGRNRIAVAQAPDSSSPQTTTQSAAEHFSKKKLLIVDDDHILRSILLSHLEHLPIEIMQASDGAEALQLLVDSSFDACILDGMMPNMDGFHLLDRIKGSPEIAVRETKVLMLSGKKKSDDLLRGYRMGADDYMTKPFSLVELEMRVRRLMQLDE from the coding sequence ATGAGACAGGGCAGGAAGCTCTTCATCCGGGAGCTGGCCAAGCAGTTGGAGCAGTTTACCTCCTTGATGGGGAGAATCGCACTTTCGCCTGATGATTCGGATATGCTTCAGCTGTATCGAATCGCTCATACACTTAAGGGAAGCGCTCCAATCTTCGAATATATTCGAATCGGCAAGCTGGCGGAGGAAATTGTCCGAGTGTGGGAATGGACGCAAACGAGCGAATTGGACGACGTCCTCATAAATAAGAAGGATGAAGCAGCTCTGATTCAAGAATGCTTGGCGGCCAGCCGTGAAATTTGCGATCAGATCGTCTTGGAATCAGAGGTTTGCGAGCTGGAGTTGAAGAAGGAAGAGCAGCATAATCCGGGCGGTGGATCGTTGCTGGGGACGATGAACAGCCGCATCCTGCTTGTGGATGACGACGAAGTGCTCCGTTCCTACTTAACCAGGCGCTTGCAGCTTGATGACAGTCAGGTGAACGAGGCTGCTGATGTCGAATCGGCCAAACGGATGCTGCGGGAGCACACCTATGATATCGTGATCCTGGACTTAATGATGTCTCCGCATTCCGGTTTCGAGTTGTTCGAGTTCTTGAAAGAAGACCCCACATTAAAATGGCTTCCCCTAATTGTACTGTCCGGACGCAATGATGTAAGCGATAAGGTCAAGTGCTTTAAGCTTGGAGCGGATGATTATGTAACCAAGCCATTCCAATATGATGAACTGGCAGCGCGAATATACAGTATTCTCAAACGAACCAAAAACTTTGAACAGCTTGCTTTTCGCGATGCGCTCACCGGTGTATTCAATCGCAGATATTTCGATTTACAGATCGGTATCGAGCTTCAGCGGACGCAGCGGTATGATGTGCCCATTTCACTGGCATTTATTGATATCGATAAGTTCAAATCTATTAACGATACATACGGCCATCCGATCGGCGACCTGGTACTTCAGGGCTTAGCGCATGTACTCCAAAAAAATCTGCGTTCGACCGATTTATTGGCACGGTTCGGCGGGGAAGAGTTTGTAATAGCCCTTCCGAATACTCCGCTTGAGCAAGCCAAGCAAGTTTTAGAGAATGTATTGCAAGTGGTTCGGGAAAAGCCGGTGGCTAAGAACGACGGACAAGCATTCTCCATCACATTCTCAGCAGGTCTCGCACAGTGGCAGCCAGGGCAGCCTGTGGACGAGTGGCTCAACACGGCTGACCATGCGATGTATCAAGCCAAGCAGGGGGGCAGAAATCGGATTGCTGTCGCTCAAGCACCGGATTCATCCTCGCCTCAAACAACAACTCAATCTGCAGCTGAGCATTTTTCAAAGAAAAAGCTGTTGATCGTTGATGACGATCATATCCTGCGGTCGATTCTTCTTTCCCATCTGGAGCATCTTCCGATTGAGATTATGCAAGCTTCCGATGGCGCAGAGGCGCTGCAGCTGCTAGTCGATTCCTCATTTGACGCGTGTATTTTAGACGGCATGATGCCTAATATGGACGGCTTCCATCTACTAGATCGAATTAAGGGTAGTCCGGAGATCGCAGTGCGAGAGACGAAAGTCTTAATGCTGTCAGGCAAAAAGAAATCTGATGATCTCCTTCGAGGCTACCGGATGGGGGCTGACGATTATATGACCAAGCCTTTTTCGCTTGTTGAATTGGAAATGCGGGTTCGTCGTTTGATGCAACTAGATGAATGA
- the nikR gene encoding nickel-responsive transcriptional regulator NikR — protein MTDKETLVRFGISMPQSLIEQFDQLIMQQGYDNRSEAIRDLVRRSLLEQSSMQEEETVAGTIVMVYDHHVSDLPITLTELQHLYHHEIISTMHIHLNHQQCLEILVVRGKVRQLRKLQQQIQVLKGVGYAELSVTHVDETSANQHSQSHSQSQSHSHSHSHSHSHSQSHSHTHSHSHSHSHSDHSHE, from the coding sequence ATGACAGATAAGGAAACGTTGGTCCGCTTCGGTATATCGATGCCGCAGTCCTTAATCGAGCAGTTTGATCAGCTGATTATGCAGCAGGGCTACGATAATCGTTCGGAAGCAATTCGTGATCTTGTTCGGCGGTCGCTGCTGGAGCAGAGCTCGATGCAGGAAGAGGAGACTGTAGCCGGCACCATTGTGATGGTATACGATCATCATGTCAGCGACCTGCCGATTACTCTGACAGAGCTGCAGCATTTGTATCATCATGAAATCATATCTACGATGCATATTCATTTGAATCATCAGCAGTGTCTGGAAATACTGGTTGTGCGAGGCAAAGTGCGTCAGCTTCGAAAGCTGCAGCAGCAGATCCAGGTCTTAAAAGGCGTCGGGTACGCCGAGCTGTCAGTTACTCACGTAGATGAGACGAGTGCCAACCAGCATTCTCAATCTCATTCTCAATCACAATCACATTCACATTCACATTCTCATTCTCATTCTCATTCTCAATCACATTCACATACTCATTCTCATTCGCATTCACATAGTCACAGCGACCATTCCCATGAATAA
- a CDS encoding DUF2203 domain-containing protein, with the protein MSIKYFSLQEANALIPEMDRQLQAIQALKKQFDMKYSELRRSKELHAGIQGSNGEDLFFVQEAELEFIQIEARSLIQSFQLQGVELKDIDTGLIDFPAMIDGEEVLLCWKQGEDAIRYYHGVHDGFAGRKPITDQGTSDDHE; encoded by the coding sequence ATGTCAATCAAATATTTTAGCTTGCAAGAGGCTAACGCGCTGATTCCTGAGATGGATCGGCAGCTGCAGGCTATTCAAGCTTTGAAGAAGCAATTCGACATGAAATATAGCGAGCTTCGTCGAAGTAAAGAGCTGCATGCAGGCATTCAAGGAAGTAACGGTGAAGATCTGTTCTTCGTGCAGGAAGCGGAGCTCGAATTTATACAAATTGAGGCGCGCAGCTTGATTCAGAGCTTTCAGCTTCAAGGGGTCGAACTGAAGGATATCGATACGGGATTAATCGATTTTCCGGCTATGATCGATGGCGAAGAGGTACTACTCTGCTGGAAGCAGGGTGAGGATGCCATACGCTACTATCACGGTGTGCACGATGGATTTGCGGGACGAAAGCCAATCACGGATCAAGGGACTAGTGATGATCATGAATAA
- a CDS encoding copper resistance CopC/CopD family protein — MPYATITVCTMDLRDESQSRIKGLVMIMNNPITLFRFKRRMAGMVLVLLLLLLGLSSQPGQALAHASLVESTPQADSKFAESPAEVSLTFNERLDDGLFYIKVYNSKGREAVTDKAVMNADHTGMILKLPQLPEGVYLISYHVISADGHPVGGSYPITVGNPPQEEKLQLPTGQVSHQHGLSSGSFSNKVMLQYAFRGLWYFTVLALAGWVIWLRLFRRNRDQKGTLSAWTLNLQRGHLIALLLLIFTHVEDLLGGGGARELWELMSATSVGISWVLLLLLSFIGFAVVGRWALLDIVWGLALLAVKCFSGHAASFSPYAVTVTLDFVHLAAAALWVGGLLMLLVKWLGKTEDRATFIRAFSRMAFLSILVLVVSGFISIWLFLPNWHYLLYSGWGQFMLAKIGAVVLVLVTGIILRILLRKKKDGQVHIWVKIDFSLMAVIILLVGLITYLAPIPANEPLMYHVMGDKIHMTAEITPKVQGTNTFVTKVWLPEKLGEPKHVEMILHYVDDKNISPIQVPVAPYKEEDQLESYGDLASYSYKVSGAYLTLRGNWDLEIRVMDSEDNETVYHKDFILY; from the coding sequence ATGCCATACGCTACTATCACGGTGTGCACGATGGATTTGCGGGACGAAAGCCAATCACGGATCAAGGGACTAGTGATGATCATGAATAATCCAATCACTCTCTTTAGATTCAAACGACGTATGGCAGGCATGGTTTTGGTGCTGCTGCTCTTGCTTCTTGGGCTTTCATCACAACCAGGACAAGCTTTGGCACATGCATCTTTAGTGGAATCAACACCGCAAGCGGATAGCAAGTTTGCCGAGTCCCCGGCGGAGGTGTCTCTAACCTTTAACGAGCGTCTGGATGACGGACTTTTTTATATCAAGGTTTACAACAGCAAGGGTAGGGAAGCCGTGACCGATAAAGCGGTTATGAATGCGGATCACACAGGCATGATTCTGAAGCTTCCCCAATTGCCGGAAGGCGTATACTTGATCAGCTACCATGTGATTTCGGCAGACGGTCATCCCGTGGGAGGAAGCTATCCGATTACGGTCGGCAATCCTCCTCAGGAAGAAAAGCTGCAGTTGCCTACGGGACAAGTGTCCCATCAACATGGGCTTAGCAGCGGTTCCTTTAGTAATAAAGTCATGCTGCAGTATGCGTTTCGAGGGCTTTGGTATTTTACGGTTTTGGCTCTAGCGGGCTGGGTCATTTGGCTGAGATTGTTTCGCCGTAACCGAGATCAGAAGGGGACGCTCTCCGCATGGACATTGAATTTGCAGAGAGGGCATTTGATTGCGCTGCTGCTGCTCATTTTCACGCATGTGGAAGACTTGTTAGGCGGTGGAGGCGCTAGAGAGCTGTGGGAGCTGATGAGTGCTACAAGCGTAGGCATCAGTTGGGTGCTTCTGCTGCTGCTGTCCTTCATCGGTTTCGCGGTTGTTGGAAGATGGGCCCTGCTAGACATCGTCTGGGGACTCGCGCTTTTGGCTGTCAAGTGCTTTAGCGGGCACGCCGCTTCCTTTTCACCGTACGCGGTAACCGTTACACTTGACTTTGTCCATCTGGCTGCGGCCGCTTTATGGGTAGGCGGGCTGCTCATGCTGTTGGTGAAGTGGCTGGGCAAAACCGAAGACAGAGCTACATTCATTCGAGCATTTTCCAGGATGGCATTTTTGTCTATTCTTGTTTTGGTCGTATCCGGATTTATATCCATATGGTTATTCCTTCCGAATTGGCATTATTTGCTTTACTCGGGCTGGGGTCAATTTATGCTGGCCAAGATTGGCGCCGTCGTGTTGGTACTGGTTACAGGTATCATTCTGCGCATTTTGTTAAGAAAGAAGAAAGATGGGCAGGTCCACATTTGGGTCAAAATTGATTTTAGTCTGATGGCTGTTATTATTCTGCTTGTAGGATTGATCACTTATTTGGCTCCCATTCCGGCTAACGAGCCGCTCATGTACCACGTTATGGGGGACAAGATCCATATGACTGCTGAAATCACGCCTAAGGTGCAGGGTACCAATACCTTCGTGACCAAGGTGTGGCTGCCCGAGAAGCTTGGAGAGCCCAAGCATGTCGAAATGATCTTACACTACGTGGATGATAAGAACATTTCGCCCATTCAGGTACCGGTCGCTCCTTATAAAGAAGAAGATCAGCTGGAGTCGTATGGCGACTTGGCCTCATACAGCTATAAGGTTTCTGGCGCGTACTTAACCCTGCGGGGGAACTGGGATCTTGAGATTCGGGTAATGGATTCGGAGGACAACGAGACCGTGTACCATAAAGATTTTATTTTGTATTAG